From Salvia splendens isolate huo1 chromosome 16, SspV2, whole genome shotgun sequence, a single genomic window includes:
- the LOC121770574 gene encoding LOW QUALITY PROTEIN: pentatricopeptide repeat-containing protein At2g36730-like (The sequence of the model RefSeq protein was modified relative to this genomic sequence to represent the inferred CDS: inserted 1 base in 1 codon), which yields MVRFAASTIYEIQPRSSNFTLLERCFSLLHSSSSSSLKQLLQIHVQLLISGLHRNSCFAEEIIQLCTXGSLRAKHKIDCINHAHRVANCYQNSESSSWNSVISAYATSNSGSQREAMRAFLDMRRLGVGPDDHTFPYVFKSCASFFGFSEGRQVHGDALKHGLHLNVYVQNTMIHCYGSCKKVMDAYRVFDEMSHRTLVSWNSMMNVNVECGWFSESVELFLKMRRSGFMADETTMVIALPACAELGNFSLGKWLHSQVIENGMVVNCQLGTALVDMYGKCGNVGYASLVFDRMVHRNVWTWSSMITGFAQHGFARQALEIFQEMRNQSTKPNHVTFLGVLSACSHGGLKEDGERYFKEMEQVHGIKPMMVHYGAMVDMLGRAGRLKEAYEFVMSMPIEADGVVWRALLSSCHIHDINDYSGVREKAREKLMELEPKRSGNLVMIANNYAEVGLWEKAGDLRSKMRVKGMKKIAGESCIEIAGNPFRFLSGDDSCFAWDDIFLLLKILNLHMKMVCFE from the exons ATGGTCCGATTCGCGGCTTCAACGATCTATGAAATTCAGCCGCGTAGTTCAAATTTTACGCTGCTGGAGCGATGTTTCTCTCTCTTacactcttcttcttcttcttcgctcAAACAACTGCTGCAGATTCATGTCCAGTTATTAATATCCGGCCTCCATCGCAACTCCTGCTTCGCTGAGGAGATCATCCAGTTGTGCA CCGGTTCACTTAGGGCGAAACATAAAATTGATTGCATAAATCACGCTCACCGTGTTGCTAATTGCTATCAAAACTCCGAATCCTCGTCATGGAACAGTGTGATAAGTGCCTACGCCACCTCCAATTCGGGTTCGCAGCGAGAGGCCATGAGGGCTTTTCTCGATATGCGGCGCTTGGGAGTCGGACCCGACGACCATACTTTCCCTTATGTGTTTAAGTCGTGCGCTTCATTTTTCGGCTTCAGTGAGGGGCGGCAGGTTCATGGGGATGCGTTGAAGCATGGTTTACATCTAAATGTGTATGTGCAGAACACCATGATTCATTGCTATGGGTCTTGTAAGAAGGTGATGGATGCATACAGGGTGTTCGATGAAATGTCTCACAGAACTCTTGTTTCATGGAACTCGATGATGAATGTTAATGTGGAGTGTGGATGGTTTTCTGAATCGGTGGAGCTTTTTCTCAAGATGAGACGCAGTGGATTTATGGCGGACGAGACGACCATGGTGATTGCACTCCCTGCTTGTGCGGAGCTTGGGAATTTTAGCTTGGGAAAGTGGTTGCATTCTCAGGTGATTGAGAATGGCATGGTTGTGAATTGTCAGCTGGGAACAGCTCTCGTCGACATGTATGGGAAATGTGGGAATGTTGGTTATGCTAGTTTAGTTTTTGATAGGATGGTTCATCGAAATGTCTGGACATGGAGCTCTATGATCACTGGGTTTGCGCAGCACGGGTTTGCTAGACAGGCCCTCGAGATATTTCAGGAGATGAGGAATCAATCCACCAAGCCTAATCACGTGACTTTTCTTGGAGTTCTTAGTGCGTGTAGCCATGGTGGATTGAAGGAGGACGGGGAGCGTTATTTCAAAGAGATGGAACAAGTGCATGGGATCAAGCCCATGATGGTACACTATGGCGCCATGGTCGACATGTTGGGCCGTGCTGGCCGTCTGAAAGAGGCTTACGAGTTTGTGATGAGCATGCCTATTGAGGCTGATGGTGTTGTGTGGAGGGCGTTGCTCAGCTCTTGTCACATTCATGACATTAATGACTACAGCGGTGTGAGGGAGAAAGCAAGGGAGAAGCTGATGGAACTAGAACCGAAGAGGAGCGGAAACCTTGTGATGATTGCAAACAACTATGCTGAAGTTGGATTGTGGGAGAAAGCAGGTGACCTCAGGAGCAAAATGAGAGTCAAAGGGATGAAGAAGATAGCTGGAGAAAGCTGCATAGAGATAGCCGGTAACCCTTTTAGATTCTTGTCCGGAGACGACTCTTGCTTTGCGTGGGATGATATATTCTTGCTGCTGAAAATACTTAACTTGCATATGAAGATGGTCTGTTTTGAATGA
- the LOC121771969 gene encoding amino acid transporter AVT1I-like → MQDACDSITVPILADSKKGTTSFFKTSFNGLNSLLGIAVLSVPYALSCGGWASLILLLVIPSATCYTGILIKKCMEADANIRTYPDIGEKAFGARGRLVVSIFMNLELYLITIGFLILVADNLHNMFPNLEVSMQGWFVINGHQTCLLLAAVIIMPTVWIHNLTTLSYVSATGIVATLVIAGSVVWSGAFDGVGFNQKGVLFNWSGLPTSLSLYTLCYCSHPIFPTLYTSMRNRKQFEWVLILCFVINTAVCVSMAILGYLMFGSQLQSQITLNLPTNTLSAKVATYTALVNPVAKYALFLKPIVDAIESQLLSAHGKRICSAFTGSLLLCTTLLVALTIPYYGIFMSFIGAFTTVIGSILLPCFCYLRICGACVDLGFELVVIRSTVLMGLLILVVGTYTCLLQIFENLYM, encoded by the exons ATGCAGGATGCTTGTGATTCTATAACTGTGCCAATCTTGGCTGATAGTAAGAAAGGAACTACATCATTTTTCAAAACTAGTTTCAATGGCCTAAATTCTCTTCTAG GGATCGCAGTTCTATCAGTGCCATACGCGCTGTCATGTGGAGGCTGGGCGAGCTTGATCCTCCTTCTGGTCATTCCAAGTGCGACGTGCTACACAGGGATACTGATCAAGAAATGTATGGAAGCCGACGCCAACATAAGAACCTATCCTGATATAGGTGAAAAGGCGTTTGGTGCTAGAGGGAGACTCGTCGTCTCCATTTTCATGAATCTTGAACTTTACTTGATTACCATAGGATTCCTCATACTCGTTGCGGATAACTTGCACAATATGTTCCCTAATCTCGAAGTCAGCATGCAAGGGTGGTTCGTCATCAATGGCCATCAAACATGTCTTCTGTTAGCTGCAGTCATAATCATGCCTACTGTTTGGATACATAATCTCACCACTCTATCATATGTATCTGCTACTGGGATCGTGGCTACCCTTGTCATAGCAGGTTCAGTTGTCTGGTCGGGGGCATTTGATGGCGTTGGATTCAATCAGAAAGGAGTGCTTTTCAACTGGAGTGGGCTACCTACTAGTTTGAGTCTGTACACACTCTGTTACTGTAGTCATCCTATCTTCCCCACTCTCTATACTTCCATGAGAAACAGGAAACAGTTCGAATGG GTTTTGATCCTATGTTTTGTGATAAATACGGCTGTTTGCGTATCAATGGCCATTTTAGGATACCTAATGTTCGGTTCGCAGCTGCAGTCTCAGATAACTCTTAACCTTCCTACAAATACACTGAGCGCTAAAGTAGCTACATATACGGCTCTAGTGAACCCTGTAGCTAAATATGCGCTGTTTCTAAAGCCTATTGTCGATGCAATAGAGAGTCAGCTGTTGTCTGCGCATGGCAAAAGGATCTGCAGTGCATTCACAGGAAGCTTGCTGCTATGCACCACTCTCCTTGTAGCCCTAACCATACCTTACTATGGAATTTTCATGTCGTTTATCGGAGCTTTCACAACGGTGATAGGCTCGATATTGCTGCCATGCTTCTGCTACCTGAGGATTTGTGGAGCTTGTGTGGATCTAGGATTTGAGTTGGTGGTCATTAGGTCCACTGTGTTGATGGGGCTTCTTATCCTAGTTGTTGGCACTTATACATGTCTGTTACAAATATTTGAGAATCTATACATGTAG
- the LOC121770575 gene encoding DCN1-like protein 1 isoform X1: MDFSFDVFQIYRQYYGITLRSIINKSEDHGPYEESQRTRDLREELAQLWKLVEPKVSTRYVSILDEVSKLMSRLDLRADYSEFSCFYDFVFFICRENGQKNITASRAIMAWRLVLSGRFRLLNHWCNFVEKNQRYNISEDTWRQVLAFSRCVHENLEGYDPEGAWPVLIDDFVEYMYRIRGSHGDSFCNCNDAEAQPGEITSSGLKNFPGSKRRFWGDNQQAGNSSYASCKRRNMHLPEFDCGKSICSVEGCLSKGFAGLLSGHSCLNFEKDRRVPYT, from the exons ATGGATTTTTCCTTCGATGTTTTCCAAATCTACCGTCAGTACTATG GTATTACATTGAGGTCTATTATAAATAAGTCGGAAGATCATGGTCCATACGAAGAGTCGCAGAGGACAAGAGACTTGAGAGAGGAATTGGCACAGCTGTGGAAATTGGTGGAGCCAAAAGTCAGTACAAGGTA TGTTTCGATTCTAGATGAAGTGTCCAAGCTGATGTCAAGACTAGACTTGAGG GCAGATTATTCTGAGTTCTCATGCTTTTATGACTTTGTGTTCTTCATTTGTCGGGAAAATGGCCAGAAAAACATTA CTGCAAGCAGGGCTATTATGGCATGGAGATTAGTCTTATCTGGAAGGTTTCGTCTGCTTAATCATTGGTGCAACTTTGTGGAG AAAAATCAACGATATAACATATCTGAGGACACATGGCGACAAGTTTTAGCTTTCAGTCGATGTGTCCATGAAAATCTTGAAGGGTACGACCCCGAAG GAGCGTGGCCGGTACTTATTGATGACTTCGTCGAATACATGTACAG GATTAGGGGAAGCCATGGTGATTCATTCTGCAACTGCAATGACGCGGAAGCCCAACCAGGCGAGATCACATCATCGG GTTTGAAAAACTTCCCCGGTTCAAAGAGGAGGTTCTGGGGCGACAATCAGCAGGCGGGCAATAGTAGCTATGCAAGTTGCAAGAGACGGAATATGCATCTCCCAGAGTTCGATTGTGGCAAGTCCATATGTTCAGTGGAGGGGTGTTTGTCGAAGGGGTTTGCAGGACTTCTCTCTGGCCATTCGTGTCTCAATTTCGAGAAAGATAGACGAGTTCCGTACACTTAA
- the LOC121770575 gene encoding DCN1-like protein 1 isoform X2 has translation MDFSFDVFQIYRQYYGITLRSIINKSEDHGPYEESQRTRDLREELAQLWKLVEPKVSTSVSILDEVSKLMSRLDLRADYSEFSCFYDFVFFICRENGQKNITASRAIMAWRLVLSGRFRLLNHWCNFVEKNQRYNISEDTWRQVLAFSRCVHENLEGYDPEGAWPVLIDDFVEYMYRIRGSHGDSFCNCNDAEAQPGEITSSGLKNFPGSKRRFWGDNQQAGNSSYASCKRRNMHLPEFDCGKSICSVEGCLSKGFAGLLSGHSCLNFEKDRRVPYT, from the exons ATGGATTTTTCCTTCGATGTTTTCCAAATCTACCGTCAGTACTATG GTATTACATTGAGGTCTATTATAAATAAGTCGGAAGATCATGGTCCATACGAAGAGTCGCAGAGGACAAGAGACTTGAGAGAGGAATTGGCACAGCTGTGGAAATTGGTGGAGCCAAAAGTCAGTACAAG TGTTTCGATTCTAGATGAAGTGTCCAAGCTGATGTCAAGACTAGACTTGAGG GCAGATTATTCTGAGTTCTCATGCTTTTATGACTTTGTGTTCTTCATTTGTCGGGAAAATGGCCAGAAAAACATTA CTGCAAGCAGGGCTATTATGGCATGGAGATTAGTCTTATCTGGAAGGTTTCGTCTGCTTAATCATTGGTGCAACTTTGTGGAG AAAAATCAACGATATAACATATCTGAGGACACATGGCGACAAGTTTTAGCTTTCAGTCGATGTGTCCATGAAAATCTTGAAGGGTACGACCCCGAAG GAGCGTGGCCGGTACTTATTGATGACTTCGTCGAATACATGTACAG GATTAGGGGAAGCCATGGTGATTCATTCTGCAACTGCAATGACGCGGAAGCCCAACCAGGCGAGATCACATCATCGG GTTTGAAAAACTTCCCCGGTTCAAAGAGGAGGTTCTGGGGCGACAATCAGCAGGCGGGCAATAGTAGCTATGCAAGTTGCAAGAGACGGAATATGCATCTCCCAGAGTTCGATTGTGGCAAGTCCATATGTTCAGTGGAGGGGTGTTTGTCGAAGGGGTTTGCAGGACTTCTCTCTGGCCATTCGTGTCTCAATTTCGAGAAAGATAGACGAGTTCCGTACACTTAA